CATCTTCCATCACCCGCGTCATGGTTGAGCTTTACGGTTCACTCGCCCTCACCGGCATCGGCCACGGCACCGACAAGGCCGTGCTGCTCGGGCTGGAAGGCGAATATCCCGAAACGGTCGGCCTCGACAAACTCAGCAAACGTCCCGCCGCCATCAAGGAAGGCGACAGCCTGAAACTGGTGGGCCGTTACGCCGTGCCCTTCCATTTCAAAAATGATGTCATCTTCCGCAAGGCCGACGTGCTGCCCATGCATGCCAATGGCCTGCGCTTTGTCGCTTATGGAAAGAACGAAAAATTGTTGATGGAGTCCGTTTATTATTCCATCGGCGGCGGCTTCGTGGTGGATGGCGAGGGCAACCCTATTGGCGGCACCACGGCGCTGGTGGAAAAGCAGGAGCCCTATCCTTTCCGAACATTCGCCGAATTGCGCGAACATTGCGAGAAAAACGACCTCTACATCCACCAGGTGATGATGGCCAACGAGCGCTGCTGGCGCGGCGAAGATGCCATTCGTGAGAAACTCAACGACATCTGGGACGTCATGCGTCACTGCGTCGATACCGGCATTCATGGCGAGGGTATCCTCCCTGGCGGCCTCAACGTGCGCCGCCGCGCGCCGGGCATCTACCAGAGCCTGCGCGGCACCACCAACCCCGAGCGCGTCAGCGGCGCCATGGACTGGCTCAGCGTCTACGCCATGGCGGTGAACGAGGAAAATGCCGGGGGCGGCCGCGTCGTCACCGCACCCACCAACGGCGCGGCGGGCGTCATCCCCG
The sequence above is a segment of the bacterium genome. Coding sequences within it:
- a CDS encoding L-serine ammonia-lyase codes for the protein MSLSVFDLFSIGVGPSSSHTVGPMRASAHFANTLLMAHEPSSITRVMVELYGSLALTGIGHGTDKAVLLGLEGEYPETVGLDKLSKRPAAIKEGDSLKLVGRYAVPFHFKNDVIFRKADVLPMHANGLRFVAYGKNEKLLMESVYYSIGGGFVVDGEGNPIGGTTALVEKQEPYPFRTFAELREHCEKNDLYIHQVMMANERCWRGEDAIREKLNDIWDVMRHCVDTGIHGEGILPGGLNVRRRAPGIYQSLRGTTNPERVSGAMDWLSVYAMAVNEENAGGGRVVTAPTNGAAGVIPAVLYYYLHHSRTPRADAIQVYLLTTGAIGMLYKHGASLSAAEVGCQGEVGVASSMAAAGYAALIGGTLNQIENAAEIAMEHHLGMTCDPIMGLVQIPCIERNAMGAIKAVGSAKLALHEAGTNIVSLDRVIATMLQTGKDMMSKYKETSLGGLAVNVPEC